CTGCGCTTGTTGCAGTTGAGCATGGTGAAATACAGGCTGTCGACGTCGGGCAGGTCGCGGAGTTGCTGGCGGGTGATATCACCCCGACCCGGCAGTTCGACCTTGATGACATCGGCGCCCAGCCAGGCCAGGATCTGGGTCGCAGAAGGCCCCATCTGGACGTGGGTCATGTCCAGAACACGGATTCCGTTCAAGGCTTGTCCCATGCGTTTCCTCTGGGTTACGACTGAATAAAATCCCGGACCAAGCCTGAGACGCGGCCCAGCTGCTCCAGCTGGGGCAGGTGACCGGCCTGCTCGATCATTTCGATCCGCGAGCCGGCAATCCGACTGCCAAACTCCTGGGCGTAGACCGGGGGCACGAGCTTGTCGTCGTTGCCCCACACGATCAGGGTCGGCGACACAATCCGATGGATGCGCTTCTTGAGCCCCTTATCCGGGATTGGCCAGATAAATTTTCCGGTACAGGCCAGGGCCCAAGTCAGACGAATCTGGGCGTCCTGAGCGGCCCGCTCGTCCTCGGGCACATGCAGCAGCTGCTGGGCGAGCGGGCTGCTGGGGTCGGAGAAGGCGGCCTGGACCACCTCTTCCATGGGCAGAATCATCCAGTTCTTGACCGGGCTGTCGTCCCGCCACAGGCCGACCGGACTCAGCAGCACGAGTTTGCCGACCCGCTGCGGATAGCAGGCTGCAATCTCCGCCCCGACCATCCCGCCAAACGAATGGCCGATGAGCGTCGGGTTGTGCAGGCCGAGTTGCTCGAACAGCTCGTCGTAATACAGCACCAAGTCCCACAGATTATCCAGGGCCTTGATGCCGTCCGGGTCGCCGGCGGTGGTGCCGGGATGCTCGGGCGCGTAGACCGTGAAATTTTCGGCCAGCCCGTCCAGAAACGGGTCCCAGTCGAGCCCGTAGGCGCCGTGCAGGAACACCACCGGCGGGCCGCTGCCGGCGATCTGGACTTTGGGCTTGATCTGGTCTTTCCAGACGCTGACGCTGCGTTCGTGGACTGCCACCATGTGTCCGTCTCCTTACAGCGCGGCCAGCGTCGACTGGCG
Above is a genomic segment from Desulfurellaceae bacterium containing:
- a CDS encoding alpha/beta hydrolase → MVAVHERSVSVWKDQIKPKVQIAGSGPPVVFLHGAYGLDWDPFLDGLAENFTVYAPEHPGTTAGDPDGIKALDNLWDLVLYYDELFEQLGLHNPTLIGHSFGGMVGAEIAACYPQRVGKLVLLSPVGLWRDDSPVKNWMILPMEEVVQAAFSDPSSPLAQQLLHVPEDERAAQDAQIRLTWALACTGKFIWPIPDKGLKKRIHRIVSPTLIVWGNDDKLVPPVYAQEFGSRIAGSRIEMIEQAGHLPQLEQLGRVSGLVRDFIQS